Genomic segment of Drosophila simulans strain w501 chromosome 2R, Prin_Dsim_3.1, whole genome shotgun sequence:
GCTAAAAAAGGTAAGCTGCAACGGCAGCCCAGATAAACCGTTATCAAAAGTTGCACCGCCCACTCATCACACCCCTCGCGATTATCTTTCCAAGTCAGTTGCCGTAAGGCGACGCTTTTAGTGCACTCTTCTCCGTGTGACAGTTCATAGTTCACAAACGACAAtggcacaaacaaacaagcaacgAAAGGGGACGGGAGTGCTGTCCTTCAGCTGCCAGGATCCTCTGCTTTGACATTTGCCACCTGGAACATTTCTTTTTCGCTGTCTCACTTTTGGCTGTCTCACTTTGGCCCGGCAAAGTTTTACCAACTTTCGCCCACTTTGGCATTGAATTTGCCTTAGCCACTTCTCAAtagattttcagttttttttacGCAGAAACTAATACTTAAATATATggaatattgaaaattaagcgaattgaaactaattaaaaaatagcTTACCTGTTATGATCTCTGTGCATTGGTGAAAACCAATCTTGTTTAACCTAACCGTTTCTTTTGAACTCTGCGTGGCtgaaattgcgcatacgccacgaGGTCCGGTTCAAAAAAGGCAAAGCCCAATTTTAAACGATGAATGCCGTGGTTAGTTAAAGctttacttaaaataatagattttattttaatgtatttaattagcttttttttatatatttatatttaagactaatttaattggatttaaatgtattttgttAGGATGTAAGcgttttgaattgaattttatttacttttacaaaaaatacagCTCCATATTTACCTTAGCTTTGTACACAAGACTTTATATACAAAACTTTTGCGCCACCCCTCGCCGCTCAGTCAACGGGCTCATTCAAGTATCCCACTTAATTTCACTCATTAAATTCGGCAATCGGGAAGCTGGGAAGCTACGGAATGCCAACACAATACCCAGATACCCAGCCCATTTGACCTATTCCATGTGCATCCTGCCTTAAATCCATTAACATACGAAAGATATGATGAGTTGGAAAGGTGCAAGTACTGTATTTGTGCGAATCTAGGAACTATTATACAAACTAAGCAATGACTAAACTAAAAGTTATAGTTATTTTCCATTGGTGGAAATGAGTTAATAGCCTGAGCTAACGTGGTTTTCCGCACACTTAGAAGTGTGTCCAAATTAATTGTGTTCCTTCAGCAATCTAGTATTAGTCGGATTTCATATTCTTGAAAAGAATGTCGTCTTTGAATGGCACCGCACCTCCAGCAGAATTACCTCCTTGCGCTGCAGGATTCACCTGGGTAATTCTAATGAGCACCTGCCTGCCGGATTTGGCACGCACGAGAGGCCGATGCGTTGTAAGAAGTGTttgtgataaaaataaaaatgcgcCATTAAGAACTGAATTTCCTTAGTATGGATATTACTTTaacgaaaaactaaaaaaatgcATGCGCCGCAGATATGACAAGGAGCAGAAGCCAGGTGTTATAAGGCAGTGGATGACGTCTACGACCAAAAAACCGACAACTGCAAGGAGACCTTGTTTTCATCGCGAACCTGCATACACTGGAAAATGGTTTGGCTATGGTTCAGGATATGGAAGAAATGAAACGCGTCGTTAGAAAATGTGTTTATTGAATGCAGATAATTatgattaataaaatattttaatcccaaatattttaaaatcactcaaatcaaataaataaatatttcaaaatagtATTCTTAGCATTTCAATGAATTGGAAACGGTTATTGTATCTATTTTAAAGCgtataatatatgttttacACGAAGCTGAAACTTTTCTGCGACtcaaaaaactgaaaagcaaCCAACTGAAAAcccttttctttaatttttcattgcaGGTACGTTCGCTGATTTGACGACAATGAGGAAAAAGGACACTTGCCAAAACAAATGTCACGTGAGCCACACAAACTTTTCCTTGCCCCCTTTGCTCTGTAAATCTGGCtctagttttgtttttccttgccACTTGCTTCTGGTTGGTTCATCATGGCAGCACATAGAAATATTTGGCTACCCGAcagcataatttttttttctgctcgcTTTTCCTTATTTCCTCGTGACTTTTTTTCGAGCTCTACGATTTTCCTCTCAACCCGATCCGTGATTTGGCAGCCTGAAATCACGTAAGCCAAGGGGGAAAGGGGCGAGTAGTTCCGTCATGTGTCTGCGTCTACTTTGCTCTGATTACAAAACCCAACAACGGATtcactgggaaaaaaaatctgtttaaaattaatttatttcatatgtttatttaataatatttaataacgcgtttgtagttttttttaaatatttcatcaGGCTTAGTACATTATTTATAGACACAtcacacaaataaacaagataaatattaaaattttttaatattcagaGTTTTTAAGCTATTTAGCTTACCTTTTAAATACTTGCAACACCAAAGaactattttgttttgaaaaaaaaaacacattataataataaataacatagACGGTTAATCGTCTTATTATTGGTAGTAAAATGATTAGTACCATaatatcatatatgtataaattttgtaaataaatctGTTAGCTGTAAGTATTTTTCATCAacctgaaaaatattttccctgtgcggcagcaaaaacaatttggcaGCCGCCTCGCGCGCTTTGTTAACGCCCAAGCGACCCTCAGATCctttggatgtggatgtggatgaggatgtgcATGTGAGATGCAGTTCGGTTCAGCCAGTTTTTGTCCTTCTGCAGCTCCGTTCCCCTTCGTTGGCCAACTTTGTTTTAAGTGAAAATTGAAACTGAGCTCAGCAACTGTCCGATGGCTTTTTATTTGGTGATTGCTtagctgcttttgctgctgctgctccacctcGTCCCTTTCAAAAATCGTGTAACTGAAAACtcaaagcaaacgaaaaatcTACGTGACACCAATGGAATGCCGGGGAAAGCCCCTTTGAAGACGAGCTAAGGACAACACACATGCAGGACAAATAACTACTAAGGGTTTCTACTTCGATGGGCTTTCTCAAGGCTCGTTTGTGTCAGCTCCAATTTTAAGAATCACTTGAA
This window contains:
- the LOC27207782 gene encoding uncharacterized protein LOC27207782, translated to MSSLNGTAPPAELPPCAAGFTWVILMSTCLPDLARTRGRCVYGYYFNEKLKKCMRRRYDKEQKPGVIRQWMTSTTKKPTTARRPCFHREPAYTGKWFGYGSGYGRNETRR